The following nucleotide sequence is from Dehalogenimonas formicexedens.
TGTCGTCCTACGAGTTCTCCGGTGAATGTTGTTCCATCCTTACGGCGGAACCGCCATTCGTTTCTCAATATCGATCCGCCGGCAAGCGAAGATAATTGGTAAGGAAGGCGCTGAACTTCGTCAGGCGCAAGTAAGTCTACCAGAGTCAGACTGCAGAGTTCTTCAGGACTGTAACCGAACATGGCGGCGCCTGCGGTATTGACGTCGATGTAATGCCCCTGGGCATCAGCGACGAAAATACCATCTACTGTCTGTTCGACTAGATTGCGGTAACGGATTTCACTTTGTTGCAATGCTTGTTCTGATTGCTTACGCTGGGTGAAATCGCTGAAGATTACGGCAAAATGGTTCAGTTCAGGAGAATACGCATAGACCTCGTACCATTTTCCCAGTGGACCTGAAAAATTTTCAAAACGGGCCGGTTGACCGGTCAAAGCCACTTTGCCATACGTGTCTATCCAGAAATCTTCGATATCCGGCATAACCTCACGTATGGTTCGTCCCATGATTTGCGATGGGGTTAAACCGGTTAAGCGGGCAAAAGCTTCATTGACCTCAAGGAAACGGTAATCGGAGGGCTTGCCGGTGGGATCAAGGATGATTTCATGGAGTGCAAAACCTTCAGACATGCTCCGGAAAAGACCTCGGTATTTCTCCTCGCTCTGTCTCAGGATATCCTGTACCTGTCGGAATTCTGTGGAATCGAAGTAATAACAGATCACCCCGTATTGGCCGTCGGCTAGGGAGATGCGGTGCAGCTCCCATTCATAGGATTCTACGACTTCGACATCGTTGCGCATTTGAGAGAAACGGGGTGCAAAGTATGTTTCACCGGTTTCAAGAGTATTACGGAAATGGCTGATTATTTCCGCGGCGACCCGTTCTGGCCAAAGTGTCCGCATTGCGTCGTTGAAATCGTGTCCAATTACGGGGCGGACGTTTTTAAAGGCCCTATTTTGAGCGCTCTGGTTCATTTGGGCGATATGGAATTGGGAATCAACGACATAGACGCCAAAGGGTGCGCCGTCTATGAGATTAACGAAAACGTCTTGATTTTTCCTCAGTGCTTCTTCGGCTCTGATTCGAACTGACGCCGCCGAAATAGTGTCCAAAGCATATGACAGGTCTGCCGACAGCGATTCGAAAAGCTCGGTTGCTTCGGGATCGAAGGCATCGGGTTCGGAGGCGTAAACCGTCAGCACAGCGATTGGATTGCCGTCGAGGCGCAGCGGGAACGCGGCCGAGGAGCGCAAGCCGTATTTTTGGGCTTTAGCACGCCACAACGACATCGCCGGGTTGGAATCGAAATTGACATTGACCACCGGGTGGTTTTCCCGGATTGAGGTCCCGGTCGGTCCTTTGCCCAGCGCACCGTGAACCTCGACACGTATATCATTCAGATATTCTCTCGCTGATCCTGATAACGACACCGGGATTATTTTTTCTTCAATCACCGCGCCGATCCAAACCAGCGGGTAATGACCATCCTCGTTGACGATACGGCAGACTTCATCGAACAAAACTTGCTTGTCGGAGGTCCGCACGATCGTTTCGTTGACCTTGCTCAAGATGGAGTGAATTTCGGTGAGGCGCCTGATCCTGGCCTCTGCTCGTTTGCGTTCTGTAATTTCGCGCGCGTAGAGGTTGACATAGCCTTCTTCCACCATCGGGGCAAGGACGAAGTCATAGACGTGGCCGCCGCACTCAAATTCAATTTGTTTATGCGTTCCGGCTCCCAGGGTTTCCGCAATAATTGCACTGATTTCACCGGATAGGGGCTCTCCCCTCGATACTCCCCAATAACTCAAGATATATGAACTGGCTGAATTGGCATACTCGAGTATCCCGTCCGCAGTGACCCGCATTACCGGGTTGGGGTTTTCCATGGGGAAACGGGACAGTGCGATTATTTCCGATTCAGCCGCCTGGTGTTCCTGTATCTCTTTAGTTAACTTTACATTGAGTTCTTCAGCCTGCCGGCGGGCATCAATGGCGTCTTCCATCAGGTTGAGCGCGGCGCGCCGGGCATCTTTCAGCGCGACGGTGGCAGATTCCTGTTCCGCCAGCTTGCGGCGCTGGATTTCCCATTTGGTAACGTCCTCCACCCGGTGCATGATGGCGGCAACTTCTCCGTCAGCCCCGATAATCGGGGAATTGGTTGTGTCCCAGTAACGGTTTTCAAGCTGACCTTTACCGTCCGTCAGGACATGTTCGGTAATTCCGAGTGAATCCAGTAACCGGAGGCCGATTACCCTCTGAAAAGATGCCGTTAAATTATTACCCGGACCACTGGGGAAAACCTCGAAGAAGCCTTTGCCAACGATTTCTTCACGTTTAGCCTGGGTGGCTGCCAGGAATTTATCAGTGACCGCCAGGATCGTGAACTTGGGGTCATCCGGCGCCAGCACCAAAAACCGGCCCGGCGCGGTATTGAATAACGTTTGGAAATCAATACCTGTGCTCATTTTTCATTCCCTTCGGGATCGAGCGTGTACTTCGGCGGCTGACCGGTGGCAACGTAATACCGGTTGATCTCCTTTTTGAGATCGACCATCTTGAGTTCGCGGCCGACAGCGGCTCGATTGATCCTCTCCAGGTCGGCGTAGCTTTCGCGCAGAGATTCCTCAGCTTTTTTACGTTCGGTAACGTCGATCGTCATGTTCAACCAGTAGTCCTTGCCCTTGAAAGTGACTTTTTCTACGCTCGTGGATACGATGCATTGCTCGCCTGATTTGGTGAAAATGGTGGACTCTGCGAAATGCACCGATCCCCTGGCCTGGAGTTCAGCTACGATACGGTTGCGGCTCTCGGCGTCGCGGAAAATATTGAGCTGGGCACTGTTTTTACCGATGATCTCGTCACGGCTGAAACCGGTCATATTGCAGAAAGCTTCGTTGACGTCCTCGTAAATGCCCTCCGGTATAGAGGACAGCGCCACGGCGTAGGGGGCCTTTTCAAACAGGTTGCGGAAGCGTTCCTCGGAAGCTCTGAGTTCCGTTTCTGCTTTCTTTCGTTCCGAAACATCATGGCCGATAACCAGCGCCGTTCCCGGTTTTTCCTTGGAGAAAGCTACATCGAGTTCTACTTCAGCGAAAGTGCCGT
It contains:
- a CDS encoding PAS domain-containing protein — translated: MSTGIDFQTLFNTAPGRFLVLAPDDPKFTILAVTDKFLAATQAKREEIVGKGFFEVFPSGPGNNLTASFQRVIGLRLLDSLGITEHVLTDGKGQLENRYWDTTNSPIIGADGEVAAIMHRVEDVTKWEIQRRKLAEQESATVALKDARRAALNLMEDAIDARRQAEELNVKLTKEIQEHQAAESEIIALSRFPMENPNPVMRVTADGILEYANSASSYILSYWGVSRGEPLSGEISAIIAETLGAGTHKQIEFECGGHVYDFVLAPMVEEGYVNLYAREITERKRAEARIRRLTEIHSILSKVNETIVRTSDKQVLFDEVCRIVNEDGHYPLVWIGAVIEEKIIPVSLSGSAREYLNDIRVEVHGALGKGPTGTSIRENHPVVNVNFDSNPAMSLWRAKAQKYGLRSSAAFPLRLDGNPIAVLTVYASEPDAFDPEATELFESLSADLSYALDTISAASVRIRAEEALRKNQDVFVNLIDGAPFGVYVVDSQFHIAQMNQSAQNRAFKNVRPVIGHDFNDAMRTLWPERVAAEIISHFRNTLETGETYFAPRFSQMRNDVEVVESYEWELHRISLADGQYGVICYYFDSTEFRQVQDILRQSEEKYRGLFRSMSEGFALHEIILDPTGKPSDYRFLEVNEAFARLTGLTPSQIMGRTIREVMPDIEDFWIDTYGKVALTGQPARFENFSGPLGKWYEVYAYSPELNHFAVIFSDFTQRKQSEQALQQSEIRYRNLVEQTVDGIFVADAQGHYIDVNTAGAAMFGYSPEELCSLTLVDLLAPDEVQRLPYQLSSLAGGSILRNEWRFRRKDGTTFTGELVGRQLPDGRLQGILRDTTERRAAEEQLLQSQARERRRAEELATMIDVVPLPIIIVHDREAKHMTGNRTANELLNVPRESEISLSAPEKTKPRHYKALKDGRELGLDELPAQRAARGETVRDFEFTLAFNDGTELQLLGYGSPIFDEHGNPRGAIHALVDITEHKKAERIKDEFIGMISHELKTPITVVIGALSTATMPGISEKVKADLYLDAVNHADILASIVDNLLELSRHQNRRLELRKKLIDAGDVACKVTVSLKRKSDLHVLKCDFPERLPKIQADTLRLERIINNLVENAIKYSPAGGEVRVFADIQDNFLRIGVSDQGIGISEENMNRLFQPFQRLGFEVKGAIQGTGLGLRVCRILTEAHGGKIWVESELGKGSTFYFTLPLNEHTGK